In Acidimicrobiales bacterium, the DNA window GAGACGCCGGTGAGGTCGTAGACGGCCCAGTTCAGGCTGTCGAGGGCGTCGAACTCGGTGGCCTGGAGGAACATGATCCCCTTGGCCAGCAAGCCCGCGGCGAAGACGATGACGATCATGCCGGTGATGTTGAAGAACAGCTTCATGGGAAGGACCTTGCTGCCCGAGTACACGAGGTAGCCGAGGACGATGGCGATGCCGAGGCCGATGAGCCCCCCGATGAACACGTCCCAACCGGTGCTGGACGTGGCGGCGGCGATGAGGAACAGGGCGGTCTCGATGCCCTCGCGCAGCACGGCGAAGAAGGCGACCACCAACACGCCGGTCTTCACGCGGTCCGAGGCGAGGGCGGCGTCGACCCGGTGCTCGAGCTCGCCCTTGATGGCCCGGCTCTGGCGGCGCATCCAGAAGACCATCCACGTCAGCACACCGGCTGCGAGGAAGGAGATGGCCGCGAAGGCCCGGAGGCGGGCGTCGCCCTCGAACGAGCCGACGGTGTTGTGCAGCACGACGCCGAACACCACGGAGATCGCCGCGGCCAAGCCCACCCCGGCCCAGACCGGGCCGTCGAGGTCGCGCCGGTCGATCTTGCGGAGGTACCCGAACACGATGCCGACGATGAGCGATGCCTCGAACCCCTCGCGGATGAGGACCAGCATCGATTCACCCATGGTTAGGGTACCTTAACAAGCAGTGCCGCTTCCGCCACCCCACCATCATCGCGCGCCGTCGAGGGGCCCCCGTTCGGCGGAGCTCGTGGTCGTCGGAGCCGGCCCCGCGGGCCTGGCGGCCGCGCTCGGCGCCGCCCGGGCGGGCCATGGGGTCCTGGTGGTCGAGGCCGAGGACCGGGTCGGGGGCATGGCGGGGAGCTTCGACGTGGCCGGCCAGCGGGTCGACCTCGGCAGCCATCGCCTGCACCCCGCCATCGCCGGCGAGCACCTGGCCCTGCTGCGGGACCTGCTCGGCGACGACCTCCAGGTTCGGCCCCGCCATGGGCGCATCCACCTCTCCGACCGTTGGCTGGCCTTCCCGCTTCGCCTGGCCGACCTCGTGCGCCGCCTGCCGCCGTCCTTCGCCCTCGGGGCAACGCGCGACGCCGCCCTCGGCCCGTTCCGTCGCCCACGGGCCGACACCTTCGCCGAGGTGGTGCGGGCGGGGCTCGGGCCGACGGTCGCGGCCACCTTCTACGAGCCGTACGTCACCAAGCTCTGGGGGGTCCCGCCCGATCAGTTGGCCGGCGAGCTGGCTCGCCGGCGGGTGAGTGCCTCGTCCGCGTCCGACGTCCTGCGCCGCCTCGTGCCCCGGCCGAGGGGCGGTCCGTCCGCGAGCGGTGCGCCCGACAAGCGCACCTTCCTGTACCCGGCGACCGGTTTCGGCGCGATCTCGGAGGCCCTGGCCGATGCGGCGGTGGCCGCAGGTGCCGACCTCCGGTTGGGTGTCGCGGTCGACGGCGTCGCCCTCGGCCCGGACGAGGTCGGTGTCCATCTGGTCGACGGCTCGACGGTCGAGGCCGGGCGGGTCTGGTCGACCGCACCGCTTCCGGCCCTCGTCCGTTGGGCGCATCCGGCGCCGCCGGACGGCGTGCTGGCCGCCGCCGGAAGCATCGAGCACCGCGGCCTCGTCCTCGTGTACCTCGTGGTCGACCGCCCGCAGTGGACCGAGTTCGACGCCCACTACTTCCCCGCCGCGGACAACCCGATCGCCCGGCTGTCCGAGCCCAAGAACTACCGCGACGGGCCCGACCCTGCCGACCGCACGGTCCTCTGCGCCGAGGTGCCCGCCGACGTGGGCGACGCCACGTGGACGATGTCGGACGCCGACCTCGGGGCGCTCGTGCAGGACGTGCTCGTCCGTCTCGGCCTGCCCGACCCCGCGCCCGTCGCCGTCGAGGCGCGGCGCCTGCCCCGGGTCTACCCCCGCTACCGGGTCGGCTTCGAGCACGACCTGGCCGCCCTCGAGGAATGGGCGGCGACCCATCCCGAGCTGCTGACCTTCGGGCGCCAGGGTCTGTTCGTCCCGGACAACACCCACCACGCCCTGGTCATGGGTTCGGCCGCGGCCGCGGCGCTCGCCGGTGACGGCTCGTTCGACGAGGCGGCGTGGCAGCAGGCGCGCGACGGCTTCCGGTCCCACGTCGTGGAGGACTGAGACCGACAGGGCATTGACAACGTGTTAGGTATGCCTAACACTCGTGCCCATGCCGTCGACCGCCACGACCTCCCGACCGAGCTGCGCAGCCTTTGACCGGTGGCCGAGCGCCACCGGGGAGGTGCCGTCGTGATCACCGCCGGGGGGATGCGCGCCCTGCGGGTCAGTGCCACGCTCGCCCATGCCGTCCCCGCGCTGCGGGTGCGCCTCCGCGACGGCGAGGACCTCCACGTCGAGGTCGGGTCGTTCGCCGACGCCGACCTCGGCTCGACGGGGCAGCCGGGTCGGGAGGCGCCGCGCCTCCGCCTGTCGCCGTGCCAGTTCCGGATGGCGGTGGCCAAGGGCTGGTCGATGCAGGAGGACGGTCGGCCGATCAGGATGCTCGACCTGCCCGGTGACCCCGCGGTCGACGTCGGTGTCCCGCCCGGTGGCGCCACCCTTGCCGCGGGCATCCAGCGGGTGCCCTTCGGTGGCCGTCACCTCTTCGTGGCCGCCACCACCCTGTCCGTGAACGCGGTGGCGGACTGCGTCGGCGAGGACGACCCCGACGACGATCTCGGCGCCATGGCCGAGCTCTGGGGCGTGGCGCTGCGGGCGGATCCGGTCACCGGGGTCACGGTCATCTGGGCCGAGCTCGACGCCGGCGACCGAGGGCTCCAGCACGCCCTGCTCGACACCCTGGAGCGCGTCGTGGCCCGCGTGGCAGTGGCCGAGCTCATCGCCGGAGCGACAGATGCGGCGTCCTCGCGCGAACGCTGAGCCACCGGGCCCGGAGGTCTGGCTTCGCCAGTGCGTGGCGTGTGGCGGCGCGGACCACCGGAGTGCCTGGGGGAGTGAGGCCGTGCGTGCGTGCCCCGACCGGTTCCGGTGCCCGCGCTGCGGCGGCACCGAGGCCGAGCTGCGGCGGTGGCCGCCTCCGGCACCGCCGCCGCGCTAGTCGTCCCCGTGGATCTGCTGGGACAGGTAGTTCTGGAGGCCGACCTGGTCGATCAGGGTGAGCTGGGTCTCCAGCCAGTCGGCGTGGGACTCCTCGCCCTTCAGGCGCTGCTCGAGCAGCTCGCGGGTGCCGTTGTCGCCCTTGGCCACGGCGAGGGCGATGCCCCGGTTGTAGCGCTCGACGGCGGCCTTCTCGACCACGAGGTCGAGGGCGAACTGCTCGGCCACGGTCTCGCCGACGGTCACGCTGCCGAGGCGCTGGAGGTTGGGGACACCCTCGAGGAAGAGGATGCGCTCGATGAGCTCGTCGGCGTCCTTCATCTCGTCGATGGACTCGTCGCGCACCTTGGCGGCGAGGCGCTGGTAACCCCAGTTCTCGCACATCTTGGCGTGGATGAAGTACTGGTTGATGGCGGTCAGCTCCGCCGTCAACACCTCGTTGAGCAGCTCGATGATCTCGGGGTCGCCCTGCATGTGATGGGTGCTCCTGGTGGGGTGGGGGAGGCCGGCGTCAGGCGGCGGCGGAGGAGGTGGCCTCGAGGCCGAACTGACGCAACAGCTGCTCAATGGTCTCGTGGCAGCCGCCGCACTGTCCACCGGCGCCGCAGCGCTCGGCCAGCGCGTCGGCGTCCAGGGCCCCTTCGATGATCTCGTCGCGGATGCGGCGATCGTTCACGGCCTCGCAGTGGCAGACGACCATGGTCAGTCGCCGTGGGCCCGCACGACGGTGGGGACCCCGTCACGGGCCAGCTCGAGGGCGACGGCGAGGGTGACGCGCTGCTCGACGTCGCGGCGGTGGAGCCGGCCGAACACGGTGCACTCGGCACGGGGGGCGCCGGAGCCGCCGAGCACGATGCGCTGCCCCGTGATGCGTTGGAACCCCTGCAGCATCGGACCGCGTCGGCCCGGCTGGTCTGCGGCCTTGATACGGGGGAGCACATCGGCTTGGCTCACATTGTTAGGTTGCCCTACCAGCGCGGTCCTGTCAACGCGCAGGGTGCTCCTCACCGGAGCAGGCCCTCGCCCAAGAAGTCGCCCTCGTCGGGTGTGCCGGGGAGGGCGAAGAAGAACCCGCCGCCCTCGGGCAGGAGGTACTCCTCCAGCGGCTCGCCGGCCAGGCGGGCCTGGACGGGCAGGAACTGGCGCTCGAGGCTGCGCTGGTAGGAGACGAAGGCGAGGCCCTGGTCGAGCTGGCCGTCGCCGTCGAAGCCGCGTGAGTAGCTGAAGCCCTTGCGCAGGATGCGCTGGTCCTCGGTCTCGGCCGTGCGCGGGTTGGCCAGGCGGATGTGGGCGTCGAGGGGTGTCCGCTCGCCGTCGGGGTCGGCGGCGTAGTCGGGCACGTCGGTCTCGACCTCGCCGTCGAGGGGAGCCCCATCGGACTTGCGCCGGCCGATCAGCGCCTCCTGCTCGCCGAGGCGGGTGCGGTCCCAGAACTCGACGAACATGCGGATGACCCGCACCACCTGGTAGGTGCCGCCCGTCGCCCACGCCGGCTCGCGATCGCCGTCAGCCACCCACACGAGGCGGTCCATGAGCCCGTCGTCGGAGGGGTCGAGGTTGGCGGTTCCGTCCACGAAGCCCATGAGGTTGCGCACCCCGGCCTCACCCGGAGCGGCTTCGGTGCGGCGGTTGTAGCCCTCGAGCATCCAGTGCAGGCCGAGGTTGCCGCGGGTGACCCGCATCAGCTGACGCAACGCGAAGAGCGTGACCTCCTGGTCGGCGCTGGCGATGTTCAACAGCAGGTCGCCGTGGGTCCGGTCGGGGTCGAGGCGGTCGTTGGCGAGGAAGGGCATCGGCTCGAGCTCGACCGGTCGACGGTCGGCGAGGCCGTAGCGCTCGTCGAAGAGGCTCGCCCCGACCGAGACCACCACGCTGAGGTCCGACGGCGGGACGGGGTTGCCCACGGTGCCCGTGTGCAGCGGCGGGAAGTCCGGGTCACGCTCCTCGTACGGGATGCCCGACATGAGACGCCGGATCTCCTCGGTCAGCGCTCGGAACGCGTCCCGCAGCTCGTCCCGGTCGCGGGCGTGGACGGTGAACGCAGCGAGCAGGCCCTCGGCCTGGTGCGTGGCCACCACCCCGACCTGGTGGGCCCCCAGTGGGTCGAGGTAGCGGCGGTCGGTGTCGAGCGCCGCCGTGGCGAGGTCGACCGAGCTGCCCTCGCCCGCGCTCGCACAGGCGGGGAGCACCCCGGCGACGCCGCCCAGCAGGGCGGCGCCGCCGGCGGTGTGGAGGAACCGCCGGCGGCTCAGCCCGGCCATCGGTCAGCTCGACTCGAGGTTCAGCACGCCTGCCATCTCGGCGAGGCGCTCGGAGAGGCCGGCCAGGGTGGCGGCCATGGCGTCGCGGTCCTCGTCGGTGAGCTCGGTGTAGTCGAGGTAGCCGCCCTGCCCGTCCTCGTACTCCTCGAGCTGGTCGTCGAGCTCGTCGAAGTCCGCCTCGATGGCGGACAGCAGCTCGGGATCCGCCTCCTCGAGGGCGGGGGCGAGGAGCTCGATCCCCTCTCCGGAGCCCTCGACGTTGGCGGCGAAGTCCCAGAGGTCGGTGTGCGAGTAGCGGTCCTCCTCGCCGGTGATCTTGCCGGTGGAGACCTCTTCGATGAGATCGGCGGCGCCCACCACGAGGGCGGCCGGCGGGATGTCCATGTCGGTGACCTCGGTCTTCAGGGTCTGGAGGTCCTCGTCGAGCTGGTCGGCGAACGGCGCGGCGGCCTCGGCGTCGTCCTCCTCCCACAGCAGGTACTCGATGCGGTGCCAGCCGGTGAAGGCGGGGTCGTCCACGCCTTCGAAGTCGTCCACGCGGGCGTCGACGGCACCGTCGATCTCCTCGACGAGGCCGGCCACCGGCTCGATGCGCTCCCAGCCCTGGCGGGACGGGGCGTAGGCCTCCTGGGCGGCGGCGACGTCGCCGTCGCGCACCGCGTCGGTGAACACGGTGGTGGCGGCGATGGTCTCGTCGATCTGGTCGAGGACGTAGACCTTGTACTCCGCGAGTGCGGCGGTGATCAGCTCGTTCTCTGTCGTCTGTGCCGCTTCGTCCTCGGAGATGCCGCTCGCGGAGCCGGACCCCGAGCCCGACCCAGAGGCCGACCCCGAACCGGAGCCGGACCCCGAGGCCGAGCCGGTGGAGCGCACGTCACCGCCGTCGTCGGTGCAGGCGGCGGCCCCGGTGAGCAGCAGGGCCACCGTGGCGGCGGTGGCGAGGCGGGCAAGGGGGCGATGGTGCACGTCGGGTCTCCTGGCGTCGGGTGTCGCCGGAGAATTAAGTCTCCCTAACACCAAAAGTCAAGCTCGGTTCAGCTCTCCGTAGACCGCGGGCACGACGTTGCGGAGGTACGTGCCCAGGCGGATGAACGACTGCCCGTGGGTCCGGAACCGGTAGGTGATGGGCACCTCGGCGTAGCGGAAGCCCTTGGCCAGCAGGTCGAGGGTGAGCACCTGGGCGTAGTTGAAGTCGTGGATCACCTCGGCCGCGGCGGTGGCGTCGCCCGACAGCACCCGGTAGCCGCTCTGGCCGTCGGTGATGCGCCGTCGGGAGATGATGCTCACGGCCGCGGTCAGGACCCGGTTGCCGAAGGACCGGTGGGCCTTCATGGTGCGCGGACCGCCGGCGAAGCGTGAGCCCACCACGTAGTCGGCCTCGCCGGCGAGGATCGGGGTGACGAGGCGCTCGAGCTCGGCCGGGTCGTACTCTCCGTCGGCGTCGCAGAACGCGGAGGCGACGGCGCGCCGCTCGGTGGCCTCGGCGAAGCCACGGCGCACGGCGGCGCCGAGGCCCTGGTTGTGGCCCATCGCCACGACGGTGGCGCCCGCTTCGGTGGCCCGCGCCGCCGTGGCGTCGGTGGAGCCGTCGTCGATCACCAGCACCTCGACCGGGTGGCCGAGCACGCTCGCCGGGGCCCGCCGGACGACGTCGGCGACGGTGGCCTCCTCGTCGTGGGCGGGCAGGAAGAGCACGACGGGCCGGAGATCCGGGGCCGCGGGATCGCGCGGGAGTGCGGCGGGGGTGGTGGCCGGTGTGGTCGCCGTGGGCGTCGCGGGGAGGCGGAAGCGGCCCAGGATGCCTGGCGCGGGCGAGAACACGGCCACGGCGCCGACC includes these proteins:
- a CDS encoding EfeM/EfeO family lipoprotein, giving the protein MHHRPLARLATAATVALLLTGAAACTDDGGDVRSTGSASGSGSGSGSASGSGSGSGSASGISEDEAAQTTENELITAALAEYKVYVLDQIDETIAATTVFTDAVRDGDVAAAQEAYAPSRQGWERIEPVAGLVEEIDGAVDARVDDFEGVDDPAFTGWHRIEYLLWEEDDAEAAAPFADQLDEDLQTLKTEVTDMDIPPAALVVGAADLIEEVSTGKITGEEDRYSHTDLWDFAANVEGSGEGIELLAPALEEADPELLSAIEADFDELDDQLEEYEDGQGGYLDYTELTDEDRDAMAATLAGLSERLAEMAGVLNLESS
- a CDS encoding (2Fe-2S)-binding protein; this encodes MNDRRIRDEIIEGALDADALAERCGAGGQCGGCHETIEQLLRQFGLEATSSAAA
- the efeB gene encoding deferrochelatase/peroxidase EfeB — its product is MAGLSRRRFLHTAGGAALLGGVAGVLPACASAGEGSSVDLATAALDTDRRYLDPLGAHQVGVVATHQAEGLLAAFTVHARDRDELRDAFRALTEEIRRLMSGIPYEERDPDFPPLHTGTVGNPVPPSDLSVVVSVGASLFDERYGLADRRPVELEPMPFLANDRLDPDRTHGDLLLNIASADQEVTLFALRQLMRVTRGNLGLHWMLEGYNRRTEAAPGEAGVRNLMGFVDGTANLDPSDDGLMDRLVWVADGDREPAWATGGTYQVVRVIRMFVEFWDRTRLGEQEALIGRRKSDGAPLDGEVETDVPDYAADPDGERTPLDAHIRLANPRTAETEDQRILRKGFSYSRGFDGDGQLDQGLAFVSYQRSLERQFLPVQARLAGEPLEEYLLPEGGGFFFALPGTPDEGDFLGEGLLR
- a CDS encoding FTR1 family protein gives rise to the protein MGESMLVLIREGFEASLIVGIVFGYLRKIDRRDLDGPVWAGVGLAAAISVVFGVVLHNTVGSFEGDARLRAFAAISFLAAGVLTWMVFWMRRQSRAIKGELEHRVDAALASDRVKTGVLVVAFFAVLREGIETALFLIAAATSSTGWDVFIGGLIGLGIAIVLGYLVYSGSKVLPMKLFFNITGMIVIVFAAGLLAKGIMFLQATEFDALDSLNWAVYDLTGVSWLTTQTQAGRFLAGLFGWDPRPSLEQVVVWVAYIIPVTYLFLRPDRPSAAAPAPAVDEDQPEDLAAAALAAEA
- a CDS encoding FAD-dependent oxidoreductase, yielding MVVGAGPAGLAAALGAARAGHGVLVVEAEDRVGGMAGSFDVAGQRVDLGSHRLHPAIAGEHLALLRDLLGDDLQVRPRHGRIHLSDRWLAFPLRLADLVRRLPPSFALGATRDAALGPFRRPRADTFAEVVRAGLGPTVAATFYEPYVTKLWGVPPDQLAGELARRRVSASSASDVLRRLVPRPRGGPSASGAPDKRTFLYPATGFGAISEALADAAVAAGADLRLGVAVDGVALGPDEVGVHLVDGSTVEAGRVWSTAPLPALVRWAHPAPPDGVLAAAGSIEHRGLVLVYLVVDRPQWTEFDAHYFPAADNPIARLSEPKNYRDGPDPADRTVLCAEVPADVGDATWTMSDADLGALVQDVLVRLGLPDPAPVAVEARRLPRVYPRYRVGFEHDLAALEEWAATHPELLTFGRQGLFVPDNTHHALVMGSAAAAALAGDGSFDEAAWQQARDGFRSHVVED
- the bfr gene encoding bacterioferritin, with the protein product MQGDPEIIELLNEVLTAELTAINQYFIHAKMCENWGYQRLAAKVRDESIDEMKDADELIERILFLEGVPNLQRLGSVTVGETVAEQFALDLVVEKAAVERYNRGIALAVAKGDNGTRELLEQRLKGEESHADWLETQLTLIDQVGLQNYLSQQIHGDD